GGTGCCCGCGCCCCGGCCGCTCGCCGAGCCGGGGCCGAAACCCGACGCCGCGGCTCCGAAGCGCCCCGCACCGGCCCGCCCGCCTTCGCCGAGCGCTCCCGGACCCGCGATACCCGCACCGGCTGCACCCGAGCCGACGAAGCCGGCGAAGCCGGGCCCCGGCGCAGTCCCCGGCGACCCGGGCCCCGCCGCGCCGATCACCCCGTCGACGCCGCCGGGCACGCCGGCTCCGGTGAACGCGGGCGGCAGGGCGGACGCGGTCGACGTCGCGTCGTCCGGCACCCGCTCCGGCCCCCGGTCCGGTTCTCGGTCCGGCGGCGGAGCCTGGACGACAGGCGCGTGGGGCACGCGCGGAACCACCGGGTCCGGACCTGCCGCACTCACCTGCGGCGCCGTGTCGAACGCCGGAGGCAGGCGGTGGCGGACGTCGTGGCTCGCGCTCTCGTACTGCTCCATCACGCGGACCGCTTCGGCCTTGGCGTCGTCCGCCTGCTTCTTCGTCGGCAGCTTGTCGTCGAGCAGTTCGTCCAGCATGTACGCGCCTTGGGGCCCGTCGAGCCGTTTGACCGCGTAACCCTCCTTGAACCACCGCTCGGCCCAGTAGTGCACCGGTTCCGGCATCTTCCGCCGGGCTTCGCCGATCGCCGAGGTGTAGGTGTCGAGGCCGTCGCCGATGTGCCGGGCGTTCTCACCCGCCGTGCTCGCCCAGCCGGTCAGGCGCTGCACCGAGTCCGCCGCCTGCGCCGCCGACGGCCCGCGCCACGACAGCAGCAGCTTCTGCACCAGCGTGTGGACGTCACCGGTGGCGGTGTCGACGCCCCGCGCGAGCTCGGCCCACCGGTGCGCCTGCTCGCCGAGCCGCGGCGGGTCGGCCGACTGCACCATGTCCCACAGCTCGCGGTGGTCGTAGCTGTCCCAGTTGATCCTGCCGAACGAGTCTTCGCGGTTGTTCACGGCTTTCTCGCGCCGCACCCGCCGCGCCTTGGCCTTTTCGCGCGCGGTCGGCTCGTGGTGCGTGGAGTGGAACTCAGGCATCGCGCTCACCTGTCCGCAGCGAAGCCGCGGCCTCCTCGTCGTTGCTCCGGTGCGCCGTCGCGACGGTCTCGAGCGCCTGCCGCAGCGAAGCGAGCTCGCCGAGGTAGGACTCCAGCGCGGCCTGCACGCCCCCGGCCTCGGCGCCGCCGCGCAGCCCGAACGAGCGGCGCATCCAGTGGGAGACCGGCCCCTTGCCGTCGGCCAGCGGAGTGCCCAGGTCGCGGGCGCCGGCGAGGTAACCGGACAGCTCCTGGTGACGCGCGTCGAGGGCGTTCTTGGCGGCGTCGATCTCGGCGTAGTCCAGCTCGAGGACGTCGGTACCGTCGGCGACCAGCGCGGCCGCGCCGGTGCCCTGCGGCATCGCGACGGCCGAGGCGTTCTCCCTCGGTTCGTCCCGCTCGTTCTTCTCGCGCTGGTGCTCCGCGCGCAGCTGCCGCCGCGCGTCGGCCTCGTCGCGCACAGTCGCCATGGAGGTCCTTCCCTTGCCACCCAGGCGTCCATCCTGGCCAATGCGCGCCGCGATGAGAAGGGACGCCCACCCGGGTGCACGGACGGACACGAACACTGCACAGGCGGATAGGGCAGGATGTCCGGATGATGACGCGTCGTGCGTTCGGAGCCGTCCTCGTCGCCCTCACCGGGCTCGTCGTGCTCGCCGGGCCGGCCCAGGCCCAAGCGCCCTCCGCGCCGACCGCGGTGGACACCAGCGGCATCCCCGGCTGGATCTGGATCGTGGTGGCGGTCGTCGGCCTGCTCGCGGTGATCGTCGTCGGCCTGCGCCAGCTGAAGGGGCGCGGGAAGGACTGAGCTACTCCCGCGGAACCGTCACGACCCACCGCCCGGGCCGCCGGCGCAGGTAGCCCCACCAGTACAGCGCCGACACCACCAGCACCCCGGCGGTGATGCCGAGGTCGAGCGCGCTCTGCTCGACCAGGACGTAGGCCAGCGCCGCGACGGCGAGCACCGGCACCACCGGCCAAGCCGGCATGCGCCACACGTGCGGTTTGCGGTGCGCCGCCCGGCGGGCGCGAAGCGCGGCGGCCGCGACGCTCAGGTAGAGCGCGACGACGGCGACCCCGGTGACGCCGCTGAGCGTGTCCACCGGCACGAAACAGAGGACGGCCTCGGACAGCCCGACCACGAGGGTCGCGACCCATGGCGCGCCGAACCGCTCGCTCACCACGCTCATCGCGCGGTTCACCGGCGCCGGCCACGCCTGATCCCGCGCGGACGCGTAGAGCACGCGCGAGTTCTGGATGACCATGACGATCACCGCGTTCACGATTGCCGCCGCGATGCAGAGACTGATCGCGGCGCCGACGGCGGAGGTGCTCCAGCCGGTGACGAGCGCGGTGAGGTCGACGCCGGCGAGCGCGGCCGCGTCCGGCACCGCGAGGGTGACCGCGACGACCGGCACCAGGATGACGAGGGCGCTGATCCCGAGCGTCCAGAAGACGGTCCGAGCGACGGTCCTGCGCGGCTCGCGCATCTCCTCGGCGAGGTAGACGGCGGTGCTGAAGCCCTGCACGACGAACAGTGCGACGGCGAGCCCGGCGACGACGCCGATCAGGCCGATCCCGCCCGTGCCGAGGCTCGGCTCGACCAGCACGGCCGGGCTCTGCGTGGTGTGGGTGAACCCGAGCAGCGACACGACGAAGATCGCGACGATCTCGATGACCAGGAAGATCCCGGTGATCCAGGCGTTGGAGCGCAGGTTCAGCAGGCCCATCACGGTGGACGCGAGCATCACGAGCGCTCCGGCGATCGACGGGTCGATGTCCGCGACGGCGGCGACGTAGCCGGCGACGCCGATCGCGATGATCGGCGGCACGACGAGGATGACGACGAACGACAGCACGAACGTCAGCCAGCCGGCGAACCGGTTCGCCACCGTCGTGACCATCGCGTATTCGCCGCCGGCGCTCGGCACCAGCGTGCCGAGCTCGCAGTAGCAGAAGGCGATCCCCACGCAGAGCAGCACCGCGAGCGCGATGGCGAGCGCGGTGCCGGTGCCGAGGTCGGCGAACAGCGGGGGCACGAGGACGAACAGCGACGACGCCGGCGTCACGCAGCTGAGCGTCAGCAGCGTGCCGCCGCCGACGCCGATGGACCGGGTCAGCGTGCGAGGTCCGGCCGGCGCGGGGGCGGTGCCGGCTTCGGGCGGGGCGGGAGTGCGGGGCATCGGCGTTCCCTCCGGCCGGGGGCAAGGTGCGACGGATGGAACAGCACCGATTCGGTGTTGTCAACGCGCCGAAGACGACTGAATTCGTTGTCCGTCCCGGTGTTAGCCTTCGGATCTAGTCACTCATGGTGACCAGAGCTTCGGGTTTGCCCTGTGTCGCCCGCGTCGGGGATGATCCGGGGCGTGAGCAGCCAGGACACCCCGAGCCGGCCCGCGCCGCCGGTGCTCGACGACATCTCGCGGCAGATCATCGCGCAGCTCCAGGAAGACGGCCGGCGTGCGTACGCGACGATCGGCAAGGCGGTCGGCCTGTCGGAGGCGGCCGTGCGGCAGCGGGTGCAGCGGCTGTCCGACTCCGGCGTCATCCAGATCGTCGCGGTCTCGGATCCCTTGCAGGTGGGGCTGTTCCGGCAGGCGATGATCGCGATCACCGTCGAGGGACCCCTCGAGCCGGTCGGCGACGCACTGGCCGAAATGGACGAAATCGCGTACGTGATCCTCTGCGCCGGGCGCTACGACCTGCTCTGCGAGGCCGTCTGCGCCGACGACGAGGCGTTGCTCCAGCTGATCTCGACGCGGATTCGCGCCCTGCCGGGCGTCCGGCACGCGGAGGCGATGGTCTACCTCAAGCTGCGGAAACAGACCTACCAGTGGGGCTCTCGCTGAGGGTGACGACTAAATCCGAAGGTTCGCCTCGGAAAATGACCATGAATTAGTCGACGCGATTCGTATGGACGACTGAATCGCTTGCTTCGACGGGTGAGTGCGTGCGATAACCGAGGCATGACCACTACCGCCGAACCCGCCCCGGTCGACGCCGCAGGCCTCGCCCGGACGGCCCGCAGCAACCTCTGGATGCACTTCACCCGCCACTCCGCCTACGACGAGACCGACGTCCCGGTGATCGTGCGCGGCGAAGGTCCCTACATCTGGGACGCCCGCGGGAAGCGCTATCTGGACGGGCTCGCCGGCCTGTTCGCGGTCCAGGTCGGCCACGGCCGCGAGGAACTCGCCGAGGCCGCCGCGCGGCAGACCAGGCAGCTCGCGTACTTCCCGCTGTGGGGTCACGCGCACCCGACGGCGATCGAGCTGGCCGAGCGGCTGGCCGCCGCGTCGCCCGGCGACCTGAACCGGGTGTTCTTCACGGTCAGCGGCGGCGAGTCGGTCGAGACGGCGTGGAAGCTCGCCAAGCAGTACTTCAAGCTCGTCGGCAAGCCCGCCAAGCACAAGGTGATCAGCCGCGCGCTGGCCTACCACGGGACGTCGCAGGGCGCGCTGTCGATCACCGGCATCCCCGGCGCGAAGGCCGATTTCGAGCCGCTCGTGCCGAGCACCCTGCGCGTGCCGAACACGAACTTCTACCGCGCGCCCGAGCACGCCGACGACTACGAGGCCTACGGGCGCTGGGCCGCCGACCGGATCGAGCAGGCCATCGAGTTCGAGGGCGCCGACACCGTCGCGGCGGTGTTCCTCGAACCCGTGCAGAACACCGGTGGCTGCTTCGTTCCGCCGCCGGGCTACTTCGCGCGGGTGCGGGAGATCTGCGACAAGCACGACGTCCTGCTCGTGTCCGACGAGGTGATCTGCGCGTTCGGCCGCGTCGGGTACGACTTCGCCGCCAAGCGCTACGGCTACCAGCCGGACATCATCACGACGGCGAAGGGCCTGACGTCCGGGTATGCGCCGCTGGGCGCGGTGCTGGCGAGCGAGCGCCTGATGGAGCCGTTCACCCGCGGCGCGACGACGTTCATGCACGGCTCGACCTACGGCGGGCACCCGGTGTCGTGCGCGGTCGCGCTGGCCAACCTCGACCTGATTTCCGCCGAGGGGCTGTACGACCACGTACTGGGCAGCGAGGCGGCGTTCCGGTCCACTTTGGACAAGCTGACCGATCTGCCGATCGTCGGGGACGTGCGGGGTGCCGGGTTCTTCTACGGCATCGAGCTGGTGAAGGACAAGGCGACCAAGGAGACGTTCAGCGCGGACGAGTCCGAGCGCGTGCTGCGCGGATTCCTGTCCGACGCGTTGTTCGAGGCCGGGCTGTACTGCCGGGCCGACGACCGGGCCGAGCCCGTCGTGCAGCTGTCGCCGCCGCTGATCTGTGGCCAGGCGCAGTTCGACGAGATGGAGCAGATCCTGCGCGACACGCTCACGCAGGCTTGGAAACTGCTGTAGGGCGGGCCTCCGGCCCCCGGTGTCCACGGTAACGGAGGGGACCGACAGTTTCGGGCGACCAGGCCGGTCGGCCGGCCGCGGCGTTGGCCCGAAAGGGCGGGGAATCGCGCGTTCCCCGCCGCGGAGCGGGTTTCTGGGTACCGTGGAGCGCGGGGGGACCGGGGGAGCGGCCGGTGACCGGGCCGCCCGCGTCCGCGCCGACCGGCCGCGCACCGGGAGGAGAACCCGATGACCGCGCCCACGGACACCCCGCGCCTGCCCTTCGAGCGGCCGAGCGTCCTGGAGATCGCCCCGCTCTTCGAGGTGCTGCGCCGGCAGGGCCCGGTCGTCGAGGTGACCACCCCGGCCGGCGACCCGGCCTGGCTGGTCACCGGGTTCGAGGAGGTCCGCGCGGTGTTCACCGACCCGCGCTTCGGCCGTTCGCACCCGGCGCCCGAAGAGGCGTCGGCCCTGTCGGACGCGGCGATCCTCAGCCGGCCGCAGGGCGACCACGAAACCGAGCACGCGGAGCACGCGCGGATGCGGAAGATGCTCGTGCCCGCGTTCTCCGCCAACCGGATCCGGCGGCTCGCCGGCCACGTCCAGGAGCTGGCCGACGGCTGCTTCGCCGCGATGGAGCGCGCCCGGAGCGGGGACGAGCCGGTCGACCTGCACGAGCACCTGTCGTTCCCGTTGCCGGTGCTGGTGATCTGCGAGCTGCTCGGCGTCCCGTACGAAGACCGCGACACGTTCCGGGTGCTGTCCGAGCGGATGGGCCGGATGGACATCGGTTCCGGCGCCGACGCGGCGCTCGACGAGTTCGCGGCGTACATGGGCCGGCTGGCGGCGGCCAAGCGGCGTGATCCCGGTCAGGACGTCGTCTCGGACATGGTCCGCGCGCAGGCCGAGGCCCCGGCGTTCACCGACGACGACCTCGCGCGGCTGGCCGCCGGCCTGCTGTTCGCCGGCCACGAGACGACGTCCAACCGGATCGACCTCGGCGTCCTGTACCTGCTCACCGACCTCACGCGGCGTGACGCGCTGGCCGCCGACCCCGAAGAGCGGACGCACGGCGTCGTCGAGGAGATCCTGCGGCTGTCTGCGCCGGGCGGGCTCGGCGTCCTGCGGTACGCGCACGACGACGTCGATCTCGGCGGGGTGAAGGTCGCCCGGGGCGACGCGGTCGTCCTGGCGCTGGCGGCGGCGAACCGGGACGCGTCGGTGTTCCCGGCCGCCGGCGAGTTCGACCCCGAGCGCAAGCCGAACTCGCACGTGTCGTTTGCTTACGGCGGCTGGTTCTGCATCGGCGCGAGTCTCGCCCGCACGGAGCTGCGCGTCGTGTTCGGCTCGCTGTTCCGGCGGTTCCCGGGGCTGCGGCTGGCGGTGCCGGTCGAGGAGCTGACGGTCCGGACGAACCGGGTCACCGGGGGAGTGGACCGCGTGCCGGTCCTCTGGTAGACCTGCGGCGGCCACGACAGGAGGAAAACGTGACCCTGTGGGACAAACTCGGGATGGACGACAAGCTCGTCAAGGTGCTGCGGGAGATCCCGCCGGGACCGGACGCGTCGGAGTTCGGCCCGGCCTACGTCACGCTCCACCAGCTGGCCGTTGAGCTGGACCAGCGGTTCCCCGAGGTGCGCAGGCAGCTGGACGTGCCCCTGGGCGGCGGCTCGTCCCGGCACGCGGGCCTGGTGGAACTGCTGGGCAAGGAACTGGTCGACAAGATCAAGCGCTACGGCGACGTGTACCCGATCGAAGCGGCGCAGCTGTCTTCGGTGCGGTTCCGCGAGCTGCGGCTGCGCGGCCCGGGCGGGCGTGACCTGGTGGGTGCGTCGCGGACCGACCTGCCGC
This genomic window from Amycolatopsis mongoliensis contains:
- a CDS encoding PPE domain-containing protein encodes the protein MPEFHSTHHEPTAREKAKARRVRREKAVNNREDSFGRINWDSYDHRELWDMVQSADPPRLGEQAHRWAELARGVDTATGDVHTLVQKLLLSWRGPSAAQAADSVQRLTGWASTAGENARHIGDGLDTYTSAIGEARRKMPEPVHYWAERWFKEGYAVKRLDGPQGAYMLDELLDDKLPTKKQADDAKAEAVRVMEQYESASHDVRHRLPPAFDTAPQVSAAGPDPVVPRVPHAPVVQAPPPDREPDRGPERVPDDATSTASALPPAFTGAGVPGGVDGVIGAAGPGSPGTAPGPGFAGFVGSGAAGAGIAGPGALGEGGRAGAGRFGAAASGFGPGSASGRGAGTGYGMYPPGQGTRREEDTEHRDKYADGYDLLDDLPPAYPPVFGE
- a CDS encoding APC family permease, with the translated sequence MPRTPAPPEAGTAPAPAGPRTLTRSIGVGGGTLLTLSCVTPASSLFVLVPPLFADLGTGTALAIALAVLLCVGIAFCYCELGTLVPSAGGEYAMVTTVANRFAGWLTFVLSFVVILVVPPIIAIGVAGYVAAVADIDPSIAGALVMLASTVMGLLNLRSNAWITGIFLVIEIVAIFVVSLLGFTHTTQSPAVLVEPSLGTGGIGLIGVVAGLAVALFVVQGFSTAVYLAEEMREPRRTVARTVFWTLGISALVILVPVVAVTLAVPDAAALAGVDLTALVTGWSTSAVGAAISLCIAAAIVNAVIVMVIQNSRVLYASARDQAWPAPVNRAMSVVSERFGAPWVATLVVGLSEAVLCFVPVDTLSGVTGVAVVALYLSVAAAALRARRAAHRKPHVWRMPAWPVVPVLAVAALAYVLVEQSALDLGITAGVLVVSALYWWGYLRRRPGRWVVTVPRE
- a CDS encoding Lrp/AsnC family transcriptional regulator, which produces MIRGVSSQDTPSRPAPPVLDDISRQIIAQLQEDGRRAYATIGKAVGLSEAAVRQRVQRLSDSGVIQIVAVSDPLQVGLFRQAMIAITVEGPLEPVGDALAEMDEIAYVILCAGRYDLLCEAVCADDEALLQLISTRIRALPGVRHAEAMVYLKLRKQTYQWGSR
- a CDS encoding aspartate aminotransferase family protein produces the protein MTTTAEPAPVDAAGLARTARSNLWMHFTRHSAYDETDVPVIVRGEGPYIWDARGKRYLDGLAGLFAVQVGHGREELAEAAARQTRQLAYFPLWGHAHPTAIELAERLAAASPGDLNRVFFTVSGGESVETAWKLAKQYFKLVGKPAKHKVISRALAYHGTSQGALSITGIPGAKADFEPLVPSTLRVPNTNFYRAPEHADDYEAYGRWAADRIEQAIEFEGADTVAAVFLEPVQNTGGCFVPPPGYFARVREICDKHDVLLVSDEVICAFGRVGYDFAAKRYGYQPDIITTAKGLTSGYAPLGAVLASERLMEPFTRGATTFMHGSTYGGHPVSCAVALANLDLISAEGLYDHVLGSEAAFRSTLDKLTDLPIVGDVRGAGFFYGIELVKDKATKETFSADESERVLRGFLSDALFEAGLYCRADDRAEPVVQLSPPLICGQAQFDEMEQILRDTLTQAWKLL
- a CDS encoding cytochrome P450, whose protein sequence is MTAPTDTPRLPFERPSVLEIAPLFEVLRRQGPVVEVTTPAGDPAWLVTGFEEVRAVFTDPRFGRSHPAPEEASALSDAAILSRPQGDHETEHAEHARMRKMLVPAFSANRIRRLAGHVQELADGCFAAMERARSGDEPVDLHEHLSFPLPVLVICELLGVPYEDRDTFRVLSERMGRMDIGSGADAALDEFAAYMGRLAAAKRRDPGQDVVSDMVRAQAEAPAFTDDDLARLAAGLLFAGHETTSNRIDLGVLYLLTDLTRRDALAADPEERTHGVVEEILRLSAPGGLGVLRYAHDDVDLGGVKVARGDAVVLALAAANRDASVFPAAGEFDPERKPNSHVSFAYGGWFCIGASLARTELRVVFGSLFRRFPGLRLAVPVEELTVRTNRVTGGVDRVPVLW